The Spea bombifrons isolate aSpeBom1 chromosome 4, aSpeBom1.2.pri, whole genome shotgun sequence genome segment aataaaaaaaatggtatgtgCGTTGTGTCTTCTTGTGCGTACttctgcatttaattttaaattgcaCAAAAACTGCTCCACTGAAATTCAGAGCATTTCTGAATGAAACCGTCTGCATTTATAAAAGAGCTATTGGGGAAAATTGCTATATgtggagaaattattttatcctGGCGGATTGTTCCGCATTTGGCACTGCAATTGGGCTTTATAAATCTGGCACAATGTGTGTAATTAAGTTTTTGTTGGTAGGTTTGTTGGTAAATTGTGCACTTAAAAATTATACTTCAGGCATATTTTGTTCACTTCATCAGATTGGATTACATGCTAAAAAGGGATTCAGAGAAAACTTTGTTTATAAAACCTAAATAACGTGAAACAAAATGTCAAGACAAGTGCTTTTGTGCTTTGCCCACCATGCACAGAATCGAGGGACCATCAAGCAATTCTCACCGTTTCTGTACAAATGTGCACATTAGAGATCATTGTTAACATCATGCAGGCAAAGCAATGAAAAGCTTCCTAAAGCGTGCTCATTTCCATTTTGATTCTACAACCCTCTCATGTGCATCAGAGGGATACCTGATCCCTCTTGAAATAGTTGAATATACTACCATACGCAAAAATACTGAAGACCATTCCGGTGTTTTTGGCTCCAGCAAGTGATTGTTAGCCTGTATTTTATCCAGGATATTTCCAGCTAATAAGTTACATTATCAGCATTTTTAGGCTCTGGTAATGTGTTAGAgactaaataaaatacttaactATCATGAGTTAAACCATAAAGTATTTTGGATTTCCCAGGACTGACCATGCAGACAGTCTGTAAATGTCTGGAATATATTTAGGAGTGAACAGAAGTACTGCCTTGTATACTTTTTAGCACAGTAAGAGACATGTTTTCATTGATTTGGTCTGCAGCATCCGCTAACATTTGTAAggaacagttttgtttttcttctttgggataaaaaacaaaaaacactttctaTTTTGCACTCACCATAAAGATTGGTAACCGAAATGATCACAATGAAACAGTACATTGGCTTAACAACTGTTTATTATTGGTAGCACACAACGTATGTTGTTCACTTTaggtggtcttttttttttttttgcaagccaAGTAAGCATTATGTACTTTGCATTTCATTAGGATAAAAATCACATGCCAGTTGTCATGCCAACCACTATTTTTGCATTaagattaataaaaacatatggatgaaaagtcatgttttttctttcaactgGTTATCAgcttaaaaacaacaaaaaaaacaaaaaaaaattccgcAAAGAgcacttaaaaaatataaaccataaaaataaaaaagcatgctTATTCTACATGACcagtgtttttaatttttagtgGCAACCACATGATCTCACAACCATGTTTTTATACttctttaatataacatttgaGCTGTcgtcaaaaaacaaaacagaaattcCGATGAGTTCCGTTGGGGCACAGCATGGCCTTGGAACAGTATCTGGGTTAATGAAGTGAACCAGCGTTTGTACTATTGCATGATTTGTGGCATTCATGTGAGAGTTAAGTGGAAAAGAGCACTCTCCTTCACAGTAAAATGCAGCATATCCTTCTGGGGCAATTATCCAGTCTTGCCACCCAAGGTCACGGAAGCTTACATACAGTTCATGCCTCTTACACGCATGTCTTGTGTACCTGTTAGTATTGCTACTGCTGCTCATAAAACTTTCAGTAATATTGTTTAGAGGAAGATCATCATGCTGTTTTAATGGTTTTGCTCTGTCTTGATTCCATGGCTTACTGCCGGTTGAGCGAACGCTACGTAGATGAACCTCTGAAGATCTGAAAAATGCCACCATAAACGGCTGCTTATCTTGAGAACCATTTCTACCGACAATACCTGCAAGACCTGGATAAACACTTTTACCATCCAAACATTCAACAATAAGTTGTAGACCAAGATTGTATACTGGGTTTATCACCCAGTGATTGctagtggcagtgatgtcaaaCATCAACCATCCATTGTATGATGAATTAACGGTCTGGGAATCTAGTTTGAGCAAATCAGGATCTCTGCCTGGGTTTTCCAGAAGCACCTGGAAGATAGTAATCTGAAATGCTTCATTCCATTCTGTATAATCTTTATAGATATGGAATTCGGCAGAGGTGACCTCTTCACCATCAGGAATCTCATTAAGATCAAACTTGAACTCCTTGCGATACCACTTTTGATAGAACTCCTTGTCATTCTCAACCAGATTAACAAAACTCATCACCATATTTGCATTAAGAAGAATGTTGCCATCTTGAGCTTTGGCCAGTGGTGGTGCTTCTGTAGCAATAAAAGGCTTGTCAATGTAGGAAAACCCATCATCATTCTCCTCTTCAAC includes the following:
- the LOC128492095 gene encoding bone morphogenetic protein 7-like, translated to MNATTFNVNLKICVCFFNADTSEMNTCMQDKKVYISLHIICCFSLSVLTSDILLENEVHSSFVQRRLKGHERKEIQREILSILGLQHRPRPFLHEKEKSAPLFMMNLYNAMNVEEENDDGFSYIDKPFIATEAPPLAKAQDGNILLNANMVMSFVNLVENDKEFYQKWYRKEFKFDLNEIPDGEEVTSAEFHIYKDYTEWNEAFQITIFQVLLENPGRDPDLLKLDSQTVNSSYNGWLMFDITATSNHWVINPVYNLGLQLIVECLDGKSVYPGLAGIVGRNGSQDKQPFMVAFFRSSEVHLRSVRSTGSKPWNQDRAKPLKQHDDLPLNNITESFMSSSSNTNRYTRHACKRHELYVSFRDLGWQDWIIAPEGYAAFYCEGECSFPLNSHMNATNHAIVQTLVHFINPDTVPRPCCAPTELIGISVLFFDDSSNVILKKYKNMVVRSCGCH